The Neodiprion fabricii isolate iyNeoFabr1 chromosome 4, iyNeoFabr1.1, whole genome shotgun sequence genome window below encodes:
- the LOC124181355 gene encoding zinc finger protein 16-like isoform X1: protein MGTAGRDFDRDRECEQCRICANNVSKDEGVYIFSEESRRHYLQAKIRKYLYVLVSSDDKLPQIVCSTCTKRLDGIHRFATMAHRAQEKLRLQLSEIMENVKEADEMADGKIRINPEATRRLEDRGLLHSILTQVRPPEGAIEILAEGEPLESVSLLSHEDSEHTQSMEEMEVKVDPMLFLQCALEQSGSDVSDVSDNEDKESRTSSPEPPSVTHKNIEIKQEPPCYDTKPFELMETDEDVLNNSIKPYECTICARSFISQIGLQNHLWSHLPRDHRFDGKPILRSQQVFSTNGVLHTSSDNNSTGNFICPICSKRISTKGNLKVHLETHRPKGKYGCDICGRIFKTQSNLFRHKEYHGGIQFPCNVCGRVYPTNSTLRAHSITHSDLRPHACPLCDKTFKRNQDLKFHINQHTGARPYQCPYCPKAFASSGNCFSHRKRMHPREVHRDRQRAADLMR, encoded by the exons atggGCACGGCTGGCCGCGATTTTGATCGAGACAGAGAATGCGAACAGTGTAGAATCTGTGCAAACAACGTTTCGAAGGATGAAGgggtgtatattttttctgaaGAAAGCAGACGACACTATCTGCAAGCAAAAATACgcaaatatttatacgtgtTG GTATCCTCCGATGATAAGTTGCCACAAATCGTTTGTTCGACATGTACGAAAAGATTGGATGGCATTCATCGGTTTGCAACAATGGCACATCGAGCCCAGGAAAAGCTAAGATTACAACTATCAGAAATAATGGAGAATGTGAAGGAAGCGGATGAAATGGCAGATGGGAAAATCAGGATTAATCCAGAGGCAACCAGAAGGTTGGAAGATCGAGGATTGCTGCATTCAATCCTTACTCAAGTGCGTCCGCCAGAA GGCGCTATAGAAATATTGGCTGAAGGCGAACCACTAGAGTCAGTTTCTCTGTTATCCCATGAAGACAGCGAACATACTCAAAGTATGGAAGAAATGGAAGTCAAAGTTGATCCCATGTTATTTTTGCAATGCGCATTGGAACAATCTGGGTCCGATGTATCTGATGTATCGGATAATGAAGACAAAGAGTCTAGAACGTCATCACCTGAGCCGCCGTCAGTTACGCACAA GAATATTGAGATAAAACAAGAACCACCCTGTTACGACACTAAGCCATTTGAATTAATGGAGACTGACGAAGATGTATTAAACAACAGCATAAAACCTTACGAATGTACAATATGCGCTCGATCTTTTATATCTCAAATTGGACTGCAAAACCACTTGTGGTCACACTTACCCAGGGATCATAGATTTGACGGGAAACCTATACTGAGGTCACAACAAGTGTTTTCTACAAATGGAGTGCTACATACAAGTTCGGATAACAATTCGACTGGAAATTTCATATGCCCAATTTGTAGCAAACGGATATCAACAAAAGGAAATTTGAAAGTGCATTTGGAAACGCATAGGCCTAAAGGGAAGTACGGCTGTGATATATGTGGCAGAAT tttcaAAACACAGTCCAATTTATTCCGTCACAAAGAGTATCACGGAGGTATTCAATTTCCGTGCAATGTTTGTGGCAGAGTATATCCAACAAATTCTACACTGCGTGCGCACAGTATAACTCATTCGGATCTGAGACCCCATGCTTGCCCGTTATGTGACAAAACGTTCAAGAGAAATCAAGACCTGAAGTTCCACATAAATCAACACACTGGTGCTAGGCCTTACCAATGTCCGTATTGTCCGAAAGCATTTGCAAGCTctggaaattgtttttctcatCGAAAACGAATGCATCCACGAGAAGTTCATCGAGATCGGCAAAGAGCAGCAGATTTAATGAGATGA
- the LOC124181355 gene encoding serendipity locus protein H-1-like isoform X2 has translation MGTAGRDFDRDRECEQCRICANNVSKDEGVYIFSEESRRHYLQAKIRKYLYVLVSSDDKLPQIVCSTCTKRLDGIHRFATMAHRAQEKLRLQLSEIMENVKEADEMADGKIRINPEATRRLEDRGLLHSILTQGAIEILAEGEPLESVSLLSHEDSEHTQSMEEMEVKVDPMLFLQCALEQSGSDVSDVSDNEDKESRTSSPEPPSVTHKNIEIKQEPPCYDTKPFELMETDEDVLNNSIKPYECTICARSFISQIGLQNHLWSHLPRDHRFDGKPILRSQQVFSTNGVLHTSSDNNSTGNFICPICSKRISTKGNLKVHLETHRPKGKYGCDICGRIFKTQSNLFRHKEYHGGIQFPCNVCGRVYPTNSTLRAHSITHSDLRPHACPLCDKTFKRNQDLKFHINQHTGARPYQCPYCPKAFASSGNCFSHRKRMHPREVHRDRQRAADLMR, from the exons atggGCACGGCTGGCCGCGATTTTGATCGAGACAGAGAATGCGAACAGTGTAGAATCTGTGCAAACAACGTTTCGAAGGATGAAGgggtgtatattttttctgaaGAAAGCAGACGACACTATCTGCAAGCAAAAATACgcaaatatttatacgtgtTG GTATCCTCCGATGATAAGTTGCCACAAATCGTTTGTTCGACATGTACGAAAAGATTGGATGGCATTCATCGGTTTGCAACAATGGCACATCGAGCCCAGGAAAAGCTAAGATTACAACTATCAGAAATAATGGAGAATGTGAAGGAAGCGGATGAAATGGCAGATGGGAAAATCAGGATTAATCCAGAGGCAACCAGAAGGTTGGAAGATCGAGGATTGCTGCATTCAATCCTTACTCAA GGCGCTATAGAAATATTGGCTGAAGGCGAACCACTAGAGTCAGTTTCTCTGTTATCCCATGAAGACAGCGAACATACTCAAAGTATGGAAGAAATGGAAGTCAAAGTTGATCCCATGTTATTTTTGCAATGCGCATTGGAACAATCTGGGTCCGATGTATCTGATGTATCGGATAATGAAGACAAAGAGTCTAGAACGTCATCACCTGAGCCGCCGTCAGTTACGCACAA GAATATTGAGATAAAACAAGAACCACCCTGTTACGACACTAAGCCATTTGAATTAATGGAGACTGACGAAGATGTATTAAACAACAGCATAAAACCTTACGAATGTACAATATGCGCTCGATCTTTTATATCTCAAATTGGACTGCAAAACCACTTGTGGTCACACTTACCCAGGGATCATAGATTTGACGGGAAACCTATACTGAGGTCACAACAAGTGTTTTCTACAAATGGAGTGCTACATACAAGTTCGGATAACAATTCGACTGGAAATTTCATATGCCCAATTTGTAGCAAACGGATATCAACAAAAGGAAATTTGAAAGTGCATTTGGAAACGCATAGGCCTAAAGGGAAGTACGGCTGTGATATATGTGGCAGAAT tttcaAAACACAGTCCAATTTATTCCGTCACAAAGAGTATCACGGAGGTATTCAATTTCCGTGCAATGTTTGTGGCAGAGTATATCCAACAAATTCTACACTGCGTGCGCACAGTATAACTCATTCGGATCTGAGACCCCATGCTTGCCCGTTATGTGACAAAACGTTCAAGAGAAATCAAGACCTGAAGTTCCACATAAATCAACACACTGGTGCTAGGCCTTACCAATGTCCGTATTGTCCGAAAGCATTTGCAAGCTctggaaattgtttttctcatCGAAAACGAATGCATCCACGAGAAGTTCATCGAGATCGGCAAAGAGCAGCAGATTTAATGAGATGA
- the LOC124181355 gene encoding zinc finger protein 16-like isoform X3 — protein MVSSDDKLPQIVCSTCTKRLDGIHRFATMAHRAQEKLRLQLSEIMENVKEADEMADGKIRINPEATRRLEDRGLLHSILTQVRPPEGAIEILAEGEPLESVSLLSHEDSEHTQSMEEMEVKVDPMLFLQCALEQSGSDVSDVSDNEDKESRTSSPEPPSVTHKNIEIKQEPPCYDTKPFELMETDEDVLNNSIKPYECTICARSFISQIGLQNHLWSHLPRDHRFDGKPILRSQQVFSTNGVLHTSSDNNSTGNFICPICSKRISTKGNLKVHLETHRPKGKYGCDICGRIFKTQSNLFRHKEYHGGIQFPCNVCGRVYPTNSTLRAHSITHSDLRPHACPLCDKTFKRNQDLKFHINQHTGARPYQCPYCPKAFASSGNCFSHRKRMHPREVHRDRQRAADLMR, from the exons ATG GTATCCTCCGATGATAAGTTGCCACAAATCGTTTGTTCGACATGTACGAAAAGATTGGATGGCATTCATCGGTTTGCAACAATGGCACATCGAGCCCAGGAAAAGCTAAGATTACAACTATCAGAAATAATGGAGAATGTGAAGGAAGCGGATGAAATGGCAGATGGGAAAATCAGGATTAATCCAGAGGCAACCAGAAGGTTGGAAGATCGAGGATTGCTGCATTCAATCCTTACTCAAGTGCGTCCGCCAGAA GGCGCTATAGAAATATTGGCTGAAGGCGAACCACTAGAGTCAGTTTCTCTGTTATCCCATGAAGACAGCGAACATACTCAAAGTATGGAAGAAATGGAAGTCAAAGTTGATCCCATGTTATTTTTGCAATGCGCATTGGAACAATCTGGGTCCGATGTATCTGATGTATCGGATAATGAAGACAAAGAGTCTAGAACGTCATCACCTGAGCCGCCGTCAGTTACGCACAA GAATATTGAGATAAAACAAGAACCACCCTGTTACGACACTAAGCCATTTGAATTAATGGAGACTGACGAAGATGTATTAAACAACAGCATAAAACCTTACGAATGTACAATATGCGCTCGATCTTTTATATCTCAAATTGGACTGCAAAACCACTTGTGGTCACACTTACCCAGGGATCATAGATTTGACGGGAAACCTATACTGAGGTCACAACAAGTGTTTTCTACAAATGGAGTGCTACATACAAGTTCGGATAACAATTCGACTGGAAATTTCATATGCCCAATTTGTAGCAAACGGATATCAACAAAAGGAAATTTGAAAGTGCATTTGGAAACGCATAGGCCTAAAGGGAAGTACGGCTGTGATATATGTGGCAGAAT tttcaAAACACAGTCCAATTTATTCCGTCACAAAGAGTATCACGGAGGTATTCAATTTCCGTGCAATGTTTGTGGCAGAGTATATCCAACAAATTCTACACTGCGTGCGCACAGTATAACTCATTCGGATCTGAGACCCCATGCTTGCCCGTTATGTGACAAAACGTTCAAGAGAAATCAAGACCTGAAGTTCCACATAAATCAACACACTGGTGCTAGGCCTTACCAATGTCCGTATTGTCCGAAAGCATTTGCAAGCTctggaaattgtttttctcatCGAAAACGAATGCATCCACGAGAAGTTCATCGAGATCGGCAAAGAGCAGCAGATTTAATGAGATGA
- the LOC124181355 gene encoding zinc finger protein 16-like isoform X4, with protein sequence MAHRAQEKLRLQLSEIMENVKEADEMADGKIRINPEATRRLEDRGLLHSILTQVRPPEGAIEILAEGEPLESVSLLSHEDSEHTQSMEEMEVKVDPMLFLQCALEQSGSDVSDVSDNEDKESRTSSPEPPSVTHKNIEIKQEPPCYDTKPFELMETDEDVLNNSIKPYECTICARSFISQIGLQNHLWSHLPRDHRFDGKPILRSQQVFSTNGVLHTSSDNNSTGNFICPICSKRISTKGNLKVHLETHRPKGKYGCDICGRIFKTQSNLFRHKEYHGGIQFPCNVCGRVYPTNSTLRAHSITHSDLRPHACPLCDKTFKRNQDLKFHINQHTGARPYQCPYCPKAFASSGNCFSHRKRMHPREVHRDRQRAADLMR encoded by the exons ATGGCACATCGAGCCCAGGAAAAGCTAAGATTACAACTATCAGAAATAATGGAGAATGTGAAGGAAGCGGATGAAATGGCAGATGGGAAAATCAGGATTAATCCAGAGGCAACCAGAAGGTTGGAAGATCGAGGATTGCTGCATTCAATCCTTACTCAAGTGCGTCCGCCAGAA GGCGCTATAGAAATATTGGCTGAAGGCGAACCACTAGAGTCAGTTTCTCTGTTATCCCATGAAGACAGCGAACATACTCAAAGTATGGAAGAAATGGAAGTCAAAGTTGATCCCATGTTATTTTTGCAATGCGCATTGGAACAATCTGGGTCCGATGTATCTGATGTATCGGATAATGAAGACAAAGAGTCTAGAACGTCATCACCTGAGCCGCCGTCAGTTACGCACAA GAATATTGAGATAAAACAAGAACCACCCTGTTACGACACTAAGCCATTTGAATTAATGGAGACTGACGAAGATGTATTAAACAACAGCATAAAACCTTACGAATGTACAATATGCGCTCGATCTTTTATATCTCAAATTGGACTGCAAAACCACTTGTGGTCACACTTACCCAGGGATCATAGATTTGACGGGAAACCTATACTGAGGTCACAACAAGTGTTTTCTACAAATGGAGTGCTACATACAAGTTCGGATAACAATTCGACTGGAAATTTCATATGCCCAATTTGTAGCAAACGGATATCAACAAAAGGAAATTTGAAAGTGCATTTGGAAACGCATAGGCCTAAAGGGAAGTACGGCTGTGATATATGTGGCAGAAT tttcaAAACACAGTCCAATTTATTCCGTCACAAAGAGTATCACGGAGGTATTCAATTTCCGTGCAATGTTTGTGGCAGAGTATATCCAACAAATTCTACACTGCGTGCGCACAGTATAACTCATTCGGATCTGAGACCCCATGCTTGCCCGTTATGTGACAAAACGTTCAAGAGAAATCAAGACCTGAAGTTCCACATAAATCAACACACTGGTGCTAGGCCTTACCAATGTCCGTATTGTCCGAAAGCATTTGCAAGCTctggaaattgtttttctcatCGAAAACGAATGCATCCACGAGAAGTTCATCGAGATCGGCAAAGAGCAGCAGATTTAATGAGATGA